Below is a window of Phoenix dactylifera cultivar Barhee BC4 chromosome 7, palm_55x_up_171113_PBpolish2nd_filt_p, whole genome shotgun sequence DNA.
TACGATGTATGCCTTCACTAAGTTCAGGAAAAGTATACAGTTCTCATTCCATATgttaaaagaaaatgaacaaggtatTGCCATATGTCCACCCTTGAGCAACTTGCTGAAGatataaaaagaatcaaattCTCAACAAATATTATACTCCACAATGATTGAAATCACTGATACTTCAAGTAATATTAAAATTGTTAATATTCACTCTCTCTTGTGGTATTGGTAACTTCAATCATTAAAAATTCAGCTTGGAATGTAAAAGTGGGACTCATTAAACACTTGACCTTTTTAAAATTGATAAAATGTTGTTTGGAGATAATGCCTTAAGGGTGTACAACTTGGACAGAATCATAAACACCTCAGCCTAGTAGCGAGTGAGGTTGAGCCCACAACCCAAATGCAGTGGGTTTCTCATTTAGAGCCACCTTATATATAATTTGGCCCATGGCCAAAGCATCCACAACCTCACAGAAAAAAAACACCATCATCTACTTGATCCCCACACACTTGAGCCACTAACCAACCAAAGTAACGAGGCACCACCAATATTAATGCGTGGAGGTATAGCAACTCTAGCAACCATCAATTGGACCAGCCCCTATCGAATCAACAAATTCTGATAAGTGGTAATATGCAGGAAAAGGATCTAGATGCATCATCAACTAATAGAAAACGCAATTGCGGGAAAGAGGTTATGCTTCCATCGGTGGGGAACTGAACACTTGAAGAATAAATGAAAAAACAGCTATATAGAATTGTAACTAAAGAGGTTGCCTATTTAGACAAGTTTCATCCTTGGGTTAAGGATAGATTTATagataagaaaaacattatgcaTCACGCTTTTGATTTAGAGAAGTTTATGATACACAtaaaatacataaataaatgCATGAGATAGCATATATGAAATAGTTGTGGGCTGACTAATGAGTTTCCATTTGTGATGAACCCCGACCAAGGGTCAAAATCAAGCTATTATTTCTTAGCATTTCATTGGATGACTTGACTGATGGCATTCTAAAGGAAGTCTTTGGAAGATAAGAACCTGGAAAGAACTAAACCGTAATATGTGCAATTCAATATAGTAGGATTGCTAATAAAAGTGAGAAGCATATGATGCTTATGGGACAGGAGTGCCTTGCAATGACAGTTTTTGCTGTCATATCTATAAATAATCATGTCGGCCAATAAATTAAGACATTTAGAACTTGGTAAAGTGGATAACCTGAAGAGGTGCTACTAAGGCATTCTATGATCACCTCATGTCCTTGAGACTGCAGGAGAAAATCTTATATAATAAAATTGATGTGCATGTCAAAATACATAAAGTATTGCAAATTTGCAAGTTCTAAAACAACAAGAGGTGGTAGAGTTGCTTAGACAGGCCATTCATATCATTCTATAACTGGATTTAGGCATGTGCATCACGTTGATCTATGTGCAATAGAAACTACATCACAAAACATTATTGATCCAAGAACAAGCAACATAATTTTCCAGGCGATTTATACATCGTCAATACTTTTCCTACAGAACAGAGGAAAATCTGGTTACATTGATCGTTAATGCATAAGTATGAATTTTTGAGAATGACGATGGGAGTGTTGCTTCATGAAAATTCTAAATCCATGAGGATCTGAACTTGGAGCTTCTCTCCAATGAGGAGAGGTGTGCCGGCCATCCAACCCAAGTCTTGTCGgctattcataagcatgatgaaaaaaaataaaaaagacttgTTATGATAAAAATTGGTCATTTTGGGAGCAACACATAAttgaatataataaataaagctaccttgaaaaaaagaaatacttTAAGAAAGAAACTTTAAACTCATACCTCTCTAAAAGCAAGAAAACCAGGAACATAAGGAATTTGCAGTTTGGTAACATCAAACTCTTCATGGACGACATTCAAAGTATCAGCATCCAGAATTACGAGAGCAGCACATGCTGTAGAAGGGTCCTCTTTTAAGAAGCTGATATCAACCCCACCAATATACTTTAGCTTCTCAGTTTTAAAACCTTCTAGTGAACTTGAGTCATGTGATGGTATTATCCATGTGAAATCATCTTCAACAATCAGTTTTCCCTTGAGCAGATCCTGTGCTCTGCATGCCAAGTAACTTGTCAACAAAACAAGAATAAATACAAGCAAGCTCTGCAGATCCTTGCTGCAACAAAAGCACCACCCATTCATTAACAGAGTTAAGTTAGGAATTAAAGGCAAAGGTATACTCAATCCAATCCTGTCGGCACAACGAGAAGGTGCTTCCATTTTCTCGAATGGAAGGATCATCCATTTGTGTATCCCAAGATTCTTCAGATATACTGATATAGCATGTTGATCAATTAGTTTGGCTGTATCACTGCATGGTGTTGCCTGCAAGGACAGGTTGAAATGTAATAGACTGCTATATCAAGATCTCATCGAGATCAACTAGCAT
It encodes the following:
- the LOC103721183 gene encoding uncharacterized protein LOC103721183 isoform X5 encodes the protein MVRHKIFVGRRRGISRFGKFPAVSVFSQLPATPCSDTAKLIDQHAISVYLKNLGIHKWMILPFEKMEAPSRCADRIGLSIPLPLIPNLTLLMNGWCFCCSKDLQSLLVFILVLLTSYLACRAQDLLKGKLIVEDDFTWIIPSHDSSSLEGFKTEKLKYIGGVDISFLKEDPSTACAALVILDADTLNVVHEEFDVTKLQIPYVPGFLAFREAPILLGLLDKLKHNAHPFYPQVWLMLACVGRGWMHTCGYAYLLYNYYIACDIHALICAAT
- the LOC103721183 gene encoding uncharacterized protein LOC103721183 isoform X7 — translated: MVRHKIFVGRRRGISRFGKFPAVSVFSQLPATPCSDTAKLIDQHAISVYLKNLGIHKWMILPFEKMEAPSRCADRIGLSIPLPLIPNLTLLMNGWCFCCSKDLQSLLVFILVLLTSYLACRAQDLLKGKLIVEDDFTWIIPSHDSSSLEGFKTEKLKYIGGVDISFLKEDPSTACAALVILDADTLNVVHEEFDVTKLQIPYVPGFLAFREPTRLGLDGRHTSPHWREAPSSDPHGFRIFMKQHSHRHSQKFILMH
- the LOC103721183 gene encoding endonuclease V isoform X2 → MVRHKIFVGRRRGISRFGKFPAATPCSDTAKLIDQHAISVYLKNLGIHKWMILPFEKMEAPSRCADRIGLSIPLPLIPNLTLLMNGWCFCCSKDLQSLLVFILVLLTSYLACRAQDLLKGKLIVEDDFTWIIPSHDSSSLEGFKTEKLKYIGGVDISFLKEDPSTACAALVILDADTLNVVHEEFDVTKLQIPYVPGFLAFREAPILLGLLDKLKHNAHPFYPQLLMVDGNGLLHPRGFGLACHLGVLANLPTIGIGKNLHHVDGLTQSCVRQCLEARENCDKDLIPLIGKSGNIWGVAMRSSPSSSKPIYISTGHRISLNSAIRIVKLSCKFRVPEPIRQADIKSKVFLQKFKGSAHLMK